The nucleotide sequence CGAAAAACATTTTGAGCAATCCGGCAGAATATGGTTTTACCAATGTCACCGACCCTTGTTTTACAAGCAATAGTATTTGTAGTAATCCTGATAATTATTTATCCTGGGATGGGACCCATCCTACTACAAAAGGACACCGCCTTATAGGAGAATCAGCCTTTAATGCTTTGGCAGTTCCAGAACCCTTAACTATTCTAGGAACAAGTACAGCCTTATTCTTTGGAGCCTTTTTCAAAAAAGAAATCGTACAACAACGTCAGCAAAACAAGTCAAATTAATATCTATGTGTCAATAGAAGAAAAAGCCGCTTTAGCCGCCGCTTGTTGAGCCGCTTTTTTAGTTCTACCGGTTCCTGCGCCCAACTTTTGATCATTGAGCCAAACTTCCGCCAAAAAACGCTCCTCTTTATTATTATTTAAAAGAACTTCTTGAACTCGGTATTCTGGCAAAAGTTTATAATGAGCTTGAGTCCATTCTTGGAGAGCATCTTTATAATTAAGACGAGCCGGGTCTAGGCGAATTTCTGCGGCTTTATTTTGTAACAATTCATCTAACCAAGGGCGAATTAATTTCATATTATGGGTACTTAAATAGAGTGCCCCTAACAGCGCCTCAAAACCATCAGCTAAACGAGAAACTCGTCCGGCCTCATCGGTTGAGGAACGCTCAGAAGTGAGCAAATAGCGTTCTAACCCGTAAACATCAGCAAACTCGGCCAAAGTGCGGTCACTGACCATCATCGAGCGCAACGCCGCAAATTCTCCTACTAGGGCATCCGGATAAGTTTCTAACAACACCTCGGCGGCGGCTAATCTGACCACAGCATCTCCCACAAATTCCAATTGCTGATAATTCACTTCCCGAGAAAAACTCGGATGAATGAGAGCCAAATCGAGCAACGACCAATTAACAGCAGCAGTATCAGGTAACCCCAATTTTTGCACTAGCGTTTTGAGTTCTTTTTCTCGTCTAGGATCTTTAAGCCCCATTGGTCAATATTTACGTATCACTTTTAGATAATTGTAAAGGAGAGAGTTGCACATAAGCCGGGTTCTGTTCTCAATCAACGTTGCCATTGATCAGGAGAGTTATCTATCTGGGATGCTTGTTACCAAACACCTCAAGCGGTACACCTAAAACGGGACCGGTAAAAGACCAACCGTCGCCCCTCCGACCTTGCTCCCAACCGGGGTTTACCGAGCCAGCACCTCACGATACTGCTGGTGCGCTCTTACCGCACCTTTGCACCCTTACCTTTTTCACTGTTAACTAAAAAAGGCGGTATTTTTCTGTGGCACTATCCTCACGCTCGCACGCACTGGGTGTTACCCAGCAAGTTTGGTCTTTCGGGAGCCCGGACTTTCCTCAGATTCGTCAAAACCGACAAACCCGCAACTCCCTCGCCAACTCTCTCCAGTTCTTATCTTAACGCTTACTTAGGGTATCGGTAGGACTAAACCAACCCTGTCGCCAAAAGAAATAAATTAAGCCCGCCGCTATTGCTGCCATAATGGCGAGACAAATATAATAACCCCATTGCGACTCTAATTCAGGCATATGTTTAAAATTCATGCCATAGAGTCCAGCAATAAAGGTCAAGGGATTAAAAATTGTAGAAATAACGGTGAGAAATTTCATTACTTCATTCATGCGGTTTCCCATCGCTGACTCGTAGAGTTCCATCAAACTTGATGCCAGTTCTCGATAAGCTTCGATAATTTCCCACAATTGAATCACGTGATCATAGCAATCCCGCAAATAAATTTGTACCTCAGAACTCACTAATCCTGAATGATCCCGCATTAAAAGGTTAATCACATTTCGTAGTGGCCAGATCAACCGCCGCAATGCTAATAACTCCCGTCGTACATTATAGAGTTCTTCCATCGTTTCACGGGTTGGGTTACGGATAATACTGTCTTCTATAGACTCGATACGCTCCTCATAATCTTCTGCCACTGGAAAATAACCATCTATCAGCGCGTCCAATAACAGATAAGTTAAATAATCGGGTCCGGCCTGCCGCACTTTTCCTTGATTGGTGCGAATGCGGTCTCTAACGATATCAAAACAATCTGTAATTTGATCTTCCTGGAAAGTTAAAAGATATTTTTTTCCTAAAACAAAACCCACCTGTTCGGTTTCAAACCCATCCTCATCCGGGGTAGGGCGGATCATTTGACAAATAATTAACAAATGTTCTTTATAATCATCGACTTTTGGACGTTGGGGAACATTAACGACTTCTTCTAAGAGTAAAGGATGAAGATTAAAAATTTCTCCTACTTGTTTAAGTACCGTCTCACTTCCTAGTCCCTGAATATCAATCCATGAAACTGTATCTTTTTCTAAATAAGAGATACAAGCACTCGGGGGAATATTAATTTTCCGAACAGCATGATTAGCATCGTAATCAATGAGAATAATTTTAGAGGGTTTAGCGTCTGGTTCAATACTTAATGTGCCCGGTTCACTCCCAGGATCATCGTAGTAATAGTCAAAATAATCTTCTTCTTCCTCATCTTCTAACTTTTCTTCTAATTCTATTAACTCTTTTAACTCGGTTGGGTTTTGGGGAGGGTAGATCATAGTCGTCAAGCCGGTAAAACATCAATTAGGGTCAGCAGTTTTGGCGATCAGCTTCTCGCTGTCGGAGTTTTTCATTAGCTCAAATAACAATGATTGTTTAAGAGCAACAAGCAGTGCGTATTGGTTAACTGTACCTCAAATGCCCACCGAAACAAATACGGGAGCCAACAAGATTAAATAATTTAGCCAAAAAATAGAGATTAACCTCAATGGGGCTATACAATAATGATAACCATTTATCCTCTGCTCAGAAGAAATATTATGGTGAACAGAAAAGAGGAAATTGTCAAAATTCAGCAAGAAACTGGCCTAAAACCCCGACATTTTGCCGATTTGATTAGGACCGCACAAATCGTTTGTGATCCGGGGGGAGGCGTTTCTGGCAGGATTTTACAGGTTGATTGGTCTTCTTTTGGTATTCCCGATCCAGTGGCAGAAAACTTGAAAATACTCGGACAGCAATATCAATATGCCTCTCCTCATGTGCCCATAGATACTGTTTGGCAGCAATTAACCCCTGATACTCGCAATTGGTTTATGGAACATAAAGAAGAATTATGGCAGATAGAAGAAGCTTTTCCGGCTCTTGATGAAGATTAATCTCTCAGAGTTAACAGTTCTCCCTTAAAATTTTGGGGGATGAACTGTTGACTGTCTCAGTTGTCATATTTCACGGTTAATAGTTTAACTTAAAAACCGCAATCTGAGGAATTCACTTCGATGGTACTAATCAGTCGGCCATCATTGCCATAATAATTAAAACGAATTAAAATTTTATTGTTGAATAAAACTTGAGTACCCTGATGAGTACAAGCCTCTTTTCTAACCAGAGGACTGACGTTTTGATAAAATTTTTGGTTATTGATTTGATTGGAAGAATAATTAACCAAGGTTAAATTATAACTAAGCTGCCGCCCGGGGCCTCCTTGAGTAGAATCTAAACGAGTATCAGGATCGATCATTTTGGGCAATTGTTGATTTAATTGGTTGGCAGAGTTGATCAGTTGAGTAGATAGCTGATCCGATTGGGCTAAGACTGATGAAGAAAAGCCTAGAGTGATTGTACTAGCTATTAGGGCAACAGTGGTTTTTAATGTCAGTTGATTCTGGCTCTGAGTCAGCATAATAATTTTGCTTCTAATTCCCCCTTTAACATTCCCATGTGTTTTTATAAAGATGTCCTAACTTTATAAAAGTTAAATAATTTCGTCAGCCATCAATAACCCTTTTAGGGGCAATAGTGAAAAACTCAAAAATTAGCGATTAAGATCTGATTAAATAAGATTACTATATATATTATTTAAGTTTGATCAATTCTACGATGCAATTCCCCCCTCCCTTACAACCTGGAGATTTAGTTAAAGTCGTGGCTCCCAGTGGCGCATTACGAGAATTAGAGGCTTTCTATCAAGGGGTAGAAATCTGGCGCGAGCGGGGATATCGAGTAGAATTTACCCCCCATTGGGATAGTGCAGAGGGCTATTTAGCCGGAACAGATAGCCAACGCAGGCAAGCTTTATCTGAGGCTTGGTTTGACCCCAATTGTAAGGCCATTCTCTGTGCTAGAGGGGGTTATGGAAGTGCTAGATTGTTAGAAAAATGGACGTGGGAACCCCAAGCGGCTAAATGGATCATCGGTTTTTCCGATATTACAGGGTTATTGTGGAGTTTAGCCAGGGTGGAAATTTCAGGCATACATGGCCCCCTTTTAACCACCCTTTCCCAAGAACCTCAATGGTCAATTGAGCGGCTATTTGACGCTGTTGAAGGTCGTCCCCTTGCTCCCTTAAGCGGCAACGGATGGGGAGGCGGTTCTTCCACAGGAAGGTTGCTACCTGCTAATTTAACCGTCGCTACACATCTACTCGGAACAGATCATCAACCTTGTTTAGATGGGGTCATTTTAGCCCTAGAAGATGTGACAGAAGCTCCCTACCGCATTGATCGAATGTTGACCGGCTGGCGGCTGATGGGACTATTTCAAAAAGTCGCCGGCATCGCTTTAGGCCGCTTTAGTCGTTGTGAAGCACCTGTAGGGAGTTCGAGTTGGACAGTAGAACAAGTCTTGCGAGATCGTTTAGGTGACCTTAATATTCCCATTGTTGCAGAGCTTCCTTTTGGTCATGATGGAGTTAATGCGGCTTTACCGGTTGGACAAAAAGTAAGGCTTGATGGCGATGGGGGAAAGTTAGAATTTTTTCAGGAATAGATATTAATAGGTTTAAGAACAGGAATATTGCTGTGATTCTCCACTGACAAGAACTATAATAATCCTTTGGGAACGACTGCTGGTTAACTTAGTTGGTTTTTAACTAAAAATTTTCCCTCAACTTACCCCGAAGCAGCTTAACATTACAAAGACGTTACAATTCATAACTTAACTCATAAAAGGTGATCGACAATGATAAGCTAACAAATGCACGTTGATTAGAGAATGTATTGAAACTCCTATGACTCACTCTGCCGAAATCCCCTATCTTTTAAGGGCTGCCCGAGGTGAAGTATTAGACCGTCCTCCGGTTTGGATGATGCGTCAAGCCGGGCGTTATATGAAAGTTTATCGGGATTTACGGGATAAATACCCCAGTTTCCGGGAAAGATCTGAAAATGCCGACCTCGCCATTGAAATTTCTCTACAACCTTGGCACGCTTTTCAACCCGATGGGGTGATTATGTTCTCTGATATTCTAACCCCCTTACCCGGTATCGGTATTCCTTTCGACATTATTGAAAGCAAAGGCCCCATTATTGATCCTCCTATTCGTACTCAAGCCCAAATTGACAACCTCCACCCCTTCGACCCAGAAGAAACCGTTCCTTTTGTCAAGACTATCTTAAAAACTCTTCGTCAAGAAGTCGGCAATAAGTCTACTGTATTAGGATTTGTGGGCGCTCCTTGGACTCTCGCCGCTTATGCCATTGAAGGAAAAGGCTCTAAAACCTATTCCATTATTAAAAGTATGGCCTTCTCAGAACCGGCACTTTTACATCAGTTCTTAGGAAAACTCGCCGATATGGTGGCTACCTACATCCGTTATCAAATTGATTGCGGCGCGCAAGTAGTACAGATGTTTGATTCATGGGCGGGTCAATTAACACCCCAAGACTATGATGTATTTGCCTTACCCTATCATCAACAAGTAGTCCGTCAGGTAAAAGAAACTCATCCCGATACTCCCTTAATTCTCTACATTAGTGGAAGTGCAGGAGTCTTAGAAAGAATGGGCCAATCCGGGGTAGATCTTGTCAGTGTAGACTGGACCGTAGACATGGCAGAAGCTAGAGTGCGGCTAGGAAAAGACATGAAAGTACAAGGTAACATTGATCCTGGGGCCTTATTTGGTTCTCAAGCCTTTATCCGCGAGCGCATTCTTGATACTATCCGCAAAGCCGGTAATCGGGGTCATATTCTAAACTTAGGTCATGGTGTCTTAGTGGGAACCCCCGAAGACAATGTGCGCTTTTTCTTTGAAACAGCGAAACAAGCTGATCAATTGCTAGTTCATGCTTAATTAAATGAAGCGTATTTTTATCACCGGAGCAAGCGGCTGTATTGGTCATTATCTTGCAGAAGCCTTAATCGAAGAAACTGAGCATGAATTATTTTTCTTGATCAGAAATCCAGATAAGCTGAAATTTAATTCTCAAGCTCGTGCTGGTATTCATTTATTAAAGGGAGATATGCAAGAAATTGAGCAATATAGCGACTTGCTCAAAACAATAGATGTGGCTATTTTAGCCGCTACCACTTGGGGAGGAATTGAGGAAACCCATCAAATTAATGTGGTCAAAACCCTTACATTAATGAAACTTCTTGATCCTCTCCGATGTGAACAAGTGTTTTACTTTTCTACCGCCAGTATCCTCAACCGCAAAAATCAACCGATGAAGGAAGCGGGAGAACTAGGAACAACATATATTAGCAGCAAATATGAGTGTTATACTCAGTTATCCACCCTAAAAATTGCACCAAAAATAACCACCCTTTTTCCCACTTTCGTATTAGGAGGAGATGAAAATAAACCTTTTTCCCATGTTTATTCGGGATTGCCAGATGTTCTCAAATGGATAGATTTAATTCGTTGGTTTAAAGCGGATGGAAGCTTTCATTTTCTTCATGCTAGAGATATTGCTCAAGTAGTTCGGTATTTAATAGATAATCCAGCTATTACTAAAGATCAAACAATAGTATTAGGAAATCAACGAATAACCGTTAATGAAGCTATTGCTCAAATTTGTGCTTATTTGCATAAAAGAATTTATTTTCAAATTCCTTTATCCATCAGTTTAGCCAATATCTTTATTAAGATTTTCCGTTTAAAAATGCAAGCTTGGGATAAATTTTCTTTAGAATACCGTCATTTTACCCATGAAAAAACTTACAGTCCTGCGACTTTTGGACTAACGAATTATTGCTCAACGCTTGAAGATGCTTTAAGATTACGAGGAATTTATCCCAGATAAACCTCGCCGAAGTGCGGCAGGGTCTTATATAAGAAAGACTCTCTGAAGAGGAGTCATATTCGCTGTGTGAGTAGTATAGTTAATACTCTCATTTAACTCTTTGACTAACTGTTGGGCTAACTGAGGGGTTTTAGCTTCACAAACCATAAACGTTGAAACAGCATTACTGGGTTGGTAAGGTTGGGGTACGTCACTAATAAACCAGATCACTTTATCTCCCGGATGACAGCTAAAATGACCTTGAGGGGCGATTTTACAAAAAAATTGGTTGGTCATAAGTAATAAGGTTGATGTTAGAATTTCTGAGCCGCTTTTTGACTTCTTAATCAGATTGATCTGTATTGGCCAAAAAAGTTGCCAAATTAGTAACTAAAATTAGATTAAATAAAAGTTAATCGAGACAAGTTTATTGCTCTCTAACTCTTGCCTTTAGAATCAATCCACCAAGAAGAATTAAACTAGATTTTATTAAGATTGTTTTTTTAACTACATTTTTAAGTTAATCTATCTGGTTAAAAAAACTCTTCATCCGATCTAAATAGTTGCCCATCATCCATTAGAGAGAAAAAAAACCAATCAGGGATGATTCGAGAGTAGTATCTCTACCTGGAGGAAGTTGAACAAATATCAAGAAAACCAGCAAAATTAACATAATACGACCCGAGTAAATTTTTTATTCTTTGAAACAATCACTGATCGAATTATTTTTTTGATCAAATTTTTCATCTTGCGATTAGGAGGTTAAGATATGCGGATTGCTCAAGTTGCTCCTTTGTGGGAAAGAGTACCCCCACCGGCCTATGGTGGTATAGAATTAGTGGTCGGGTTACTAACAGATGAATTAGTTCGTCGAGGCCATGAGGTTACTCTATTTGCTTCGGGTGATTCTCAAACCTTAGCCAAATTAGAAGCCATCAGTCCAAAAGCGTTACGCAATTTTGAGACAGATGTTGACCCCACGCATTTTTATTACCTTTATTTAACGTTAGAAATGAACAGGGTTTGTGAGTTATCTAGTGAATTTGATCTCATTCATTCCCATATTGGCTTTCCTTTCTTTCCTTGTGCCAATCTAACTAAAGCTCCAACACTTCATACTATACACGGCACTATCCCTGTTTCTGAAGAACATCTTTGGAAAGCCGCTCGTCAACAAAACTTTATTAGTATTTCCAACAATCAACGACGCAATGATCTCGGCTTAAATTATCTCGCCACTGTTTACAACGCTATTAATACCAAAAACTTTCCCTTCCACCCTCAACCGGATAAACCCCCTTATCTAGCCTTTTTGGGACGGATGTCACCGGAAAAAGGCCCTCATCTAGCCGTGAAAATTGCTAAACGAACCGGTTTACTCTTAAAAATGGCAGGAAAGATCGACCCATGCGATCAACAATTTTTTGATACAGAAGTCAAACCCTTTATCGATGGTCAACAAATACAGTTTTTAGGAGAAGCGGACCATCAGATGAAGTGTGATCTTATGGGACGTGCTATGGCTACCCTGTTTCCCATTACCTGGCAAGAACCGTTTGGCTTAGTGATGATCGAATCAATGGCAGTGGGAACCCCCGTAGTAGCGATGAAGATGGGATCGACTCCTGAAATTATCGCTCATGGCAGAAGTGGGTTTTTGTGCAATAACCTTGACGAATGTGTTGCTGCTGTAGAAAGCCTCGGCGAAATTTCCCGCACAGATTGCCGAGATCATGTGGTTGCTAATTTTGGTGTTCGACAGATGGTTGATGGCTATGAAGCCGCTTATCAACAACTCCTACAACAAAAATTTATGGGAGATGGACATACCAAAACCATTCATCAACTGAAGAGTTTCCAGCGTTTGAGTGCATAAATTCATCGGTTATACAATTGTAAGTTAGGAAAGAAAAGTAGAGACTAGCCCGGCAATGTCTCTACAAAAAATCGTTGTATAAAAATTGATGAGCAAGTAATCATGTCAGAGCTTTTAGAATTTGACGGAAAAACTTTTATTCATGCAGAAACAGCCACCTTACCCGAATGGCCTTGTGTGATACAAGAACCCATTTATCCGACGCTTACCCTCAAAGATGATGATATTTTCTTAATCACAGATTCTTTAGGCAATATTTTGGGTTGTCGGTCGTTGGATGACCCCGGTAGCTTAGGATTATTTTGTCGAGATACCCGTTTTTTAAGTCGTCTAGAGCTACAAATTGACGGCAAATTACCTATCTTATTAAGTAGTAATGCTCGCCGGGGTTTTGGGCTTTCGGTGCTGTGTGCTAATCCCAATTTAGAAAAGAGTAACATTAAAGCAGAACGAATTGGTATTGCTCGAGAAATTGTCCTCAATGGCGGCTTGTTTGAAGAAATAACCATTACCAATTACAGCACCGAAAAAGCGAATTTTGAGCTAAGTTTAAGCTTTGATGCCGACTTTTTAGATTTATTTGAGATTCGCGGCTGGCAACGTCCTCAAAGAGGAAAACTGCTACGCCTAAAAACCGATGAGCATCAACAACCAGAGTCATCAAATTATCAAGAACCAAAAGAAATAACCTTAGCCTATCAAGGATTAGATGGTTCAGTTACAGAATCTCGAATTCAATTTTTATATAGTCAGCCAGATTTGAGTAAAGGTAATACCGCTATCTGGCAAATCGAGTTAGAATCTCATCAAACGTTAAAAGTCGGGTATCGTGTTCGACTCTTAAGTGATGGTCATCCGGTGTCTAAAGTGGGAATTCCCATGACCTTGATGCAAGCTAAAGCGGCTGAGGCGATGGAACAGCAAGAATGGCGGCAACAAGTGACGCAAATTCGCACCGATAATAAGGCTCTCAATCACGCCATTGAGCAAGCTGAACAAGATATTTATTTATTGCGTCAAAGCTTTGGTCATGGCAAAGTGCTATCAGCCGGTGTTCCTTGGTTTTCTACATTATTTGGACGAGATAGCCTTATTGCGGCTTGGCAAACTTTAATTTTCACCCCTGAGATTGCTAAAGATACCTTATTAGTTTTAGCCGAATATCAAGGTAAAACCTTTGATGAGTGGCGCGAAGAAGAACCCGGTAAAATCCTTCATGAAATCCGCTTAGGAGAAATGGCCCGTTGTGGCGAAGTTCCTCATACTCCCTACTACGGAACCATAGACGCGACTCCTTTGTGGTTAATTCTCTATGCTCAATATTATGCGTGGACAGGGGACCGAGAAACCATTGAGAAATTGTGGTCTAATGCACTAGCCGCAATGGAATGGATAGACCGCAATTGTAAAAAAACCGGTTACTTAAGCTATGTACGCCGATCTCCTGGCGGATTAGTTAACCAGGGATGGAAAGATTCAGGCGATTGTATTGTCAATGCTCAAGGACAACAGGCCACCGGTGCCATTACCCTTTGTGAGGTTCAAGGGTATGTCTATGCGGCTAAAATGCAAATGAGCCAAATTGCTAAAATGATGCAGCGCGGCGATCTCTCACAACAATGGTTAGCCCAGGCTCAAGAACTGAAAAACCGCTTTAATCGAGATTTTTGGCTGCCGAATTTAGGCTATTGTGCCTTAGCTTTAGATGGTGAAGGTAAACCGGTTGATAGTATTACTTCTAATCCGGGTCACTGTTTGAGCGCGGGGATTTTGCACCCCGACAAAGCCAATAGTGTTGCTGAAAGGTTAACCGCGCCGGATATGTTTAGTGGTTGGGGAATTCGTACCCTGAGTAGTTGGTCGCCGGCTTATAATCCGATGGGGTATCATATCGGGTCAGTTTGGCCTCATGATAACGGGATGATTGCTTTAGGGTTGCGGTCCCTAGGATTGAACGATCAAGCGCTGGAAGTGGCTCAAGGTATTATTGATATGACGCTACAGCAACCTTACCAACGTCCGCCGGAACTTTTCTGCGGTTATGAACGCACCGAGGATAATAGTCCGGTTCGTTACCCGGTGGCTTGTTCTCCCCAAGCGTGGGCAACTGGGACGATTTTTCAATTGTTGCAGACCATGATTAATATTGTGCCGGATGTGGCCAATAATTCGGTTCGCATCATTGATCCGATTTTACCGGAGTCTATTCATTGTCTCTCTTTGCA is from Gloeothece verrucosa PCC 7822 and encodes:
- the rnc gene encoding ribonuclease III, yielding MGLKDPRREKELKTLVQKLGLPDTAAVNWSLLDLALIHPSFSREVNYQQLEFVGDAVVRLAAAEVLLETYPDALVGEFAALRSMMVSDRTLAEFADVYGLERYLLTSERSSTDEAGRVSRLADGFEALLGALYLSTHNMKLIRPWLDELLQNKAAEIRLDPARLNYKDALQEWTQAHYKLLPEYRVQEVLLNNNKEERFLAEVWLNDQKLGAGTGRTKKAAQQAAAKAAFSSIDT
- a CDS encoding NAD-dependent epimerase/dehydratase family protein, which produces MKRIFITGASGCIGHYLAEALIEETEHELFFLIRNPDKLKFNSQARAGIHLLKGDMQEIEQYSDLLKTIDVAILAATTWGGIEETHQINVVKTLTLMKLLDPLRCEQVFYFSTASILNRKNQPMKEAGELGTTYISSKYECYTQLSTLKIAPKITTLFPTFVLGGDENKPFSHVYSGLPDVLKWIDLIRWFKADGSFHFLHARDIAQVVRYLIDNPAITKDQTIVLGNQRITVNEAIAQICAYLHKRIYFQIPLSISLANIFIKIFRLKMQAWDKFSLEYRHFTHEKTYSPATFGLTNYCSTLEDALRLRGIYPR
- a CDS encoding S66 peptidase family protein — encoded protein: MQFPPPLQPGDLVKVVAPSGALRELEAFYQGVEIWRERGYRVEFTPHWDSAEGYLAGTDSQRRQALSEAWFDPNCKAILCARGGYGSARLLEKWTWEPQAAKWIIGFSDITGLLWSLARVEISGIHGPLLTTLSQEPQWSIERLFDAVEGRPLAPLSGNGWGGGSSTGRLLPANLTVATHLLGTDHQPCLDGVILALEDVTEAPYRIDRMLTGWRLMGLFQKVAGIALGRFSRCEAPVGSSSWTVEQVLRDRLGDLNIPIVAELPFGHDGVNAALPVGQKVRLDGDGGKLEFFQE
- the corA gene encoding magnesium/cobalt transporter CorA — translated: MIYPPQNPTELKELIELEEKLEDEEEEDYFDYYYDDPGSEPGTLSIEPDAKPSKIILIDYDANHAVRKINIPPSACISYLEKDTVSWIDIQGLGSETVLKQVGEIFNLHPLLLEEVVNVPQRPKVDDYKEHLLIICQMIRPTPDEDGFETEQVGFVLGKKYLLTFQEDQITDCFDIVRDRIRTNQGKVRQAGPDYLTYLLLDALIDGYFPVAEDYEERIESIEDSIIRNPTRETMEELYNVRRELLALRRLIWPLRNVINLLMRDHSGLVSSEVQIYLRDCYDHVIQLWEIIEAYRELASSLMELYESAMGNRMNEVMKFLTVISTIFNPLTFIAGLYGMNFKHMPELESQWGYYICLAIMAAIAAGLIYFFWRQGWFSPTDTLSKR
- a CDS encoding amylo-alpha-1,6-glucosidase, yielding MSELLEFDGKTFIHAETATLPEWPCVIQEPIYPTLTLKDDDIFLITDSLGNILGCRSLDDPGSLGLFCRDTRFLSRLELQIDGKLPILLSSNARRGFGLSVLCANPNLEKSNIKAERIGIAREIVLNGGLFEEITITNYSTEKANFELSLSFDADFLDLFEIRGWQRPQRGKLLRLKTDEHQQPESSNYQEPKEITLAYQGLDGSVTESRIQFLYSQPDLSKGNTAIWQIELESHQTLKVGYRVRLLSDGHPVSKVGIPMTLMQAKAAEAMEQQEWRQQVTQIRTDNKALNHAIEQAEQDIYLLRQSFGHGKVLSAGVPWFSTLFGRDSLIAAWQTLIFTPEIAKDTLLVLAEYQGKTFDEWREEEPGKILHEIRLGEMARCGEVPHTPYYGTIDATPLWLILYAQYYAWTGDRETIEKLWSNALAAMEWIDRNCKKTGYLSYVRRSPGGLVNQGWKDSGDCIVNAQGQQATGAITLCEVQGYVYAAKMQMSQIAKMMQRGDLSQQWLAQAQELKNRFNRDFWLPNLGYCALALDGEGKPVDSITSNPGHCLSAGILHPDKANSVAERLTAPDMFSGWGIRTLSSWSPAYNPMGYHIGSVWPHDNGMIALGLRSLGLNDQALEVAQGIIDMTLQQPYQRPPELFCGYERTEDNSPVRYPVACSPQAWATGTIFQLLQTMINIVPDVANNSVRIIDPILPESIHCLSLHNLKIGLTLLDLEFERSGTTTACRVANKRGNLRVVFEA
- the hemE gene encoding uroporphyrinogen decarboxylase → MTHSAEIPYLLRAARGEVLDRPPVWMMRQAGRYMKVYRDLRDKYPSFRERSENADLAIEISLQPWHAFQPDGVIMFSDILTPLPGIGIPFDIIESKGPIIDPPIRTQAQIDNLHPFDPEETVPFVKTILKTLRQEVGNKSTVLGFVGAPWTLAAYAIEGKGSKTYSIIKSMAFSEPALLHQFLGKLADMVATYIRYQIDCGAQVVQMFDSWAGQLTPQDYDVFALPYHQQVVRQVKETHPDTPLILYISGSAGVLERMGQSGVDLVSVDWTVDMAEARVRLGKDMKVQGNIDPGALFGSQAFIRERILDTIRKAGNRGHILNLGHGVLVGTPEDNVRFFFETAKQADQLLVHA
- a CDS encoding glycosyltransferase family 4 protein yields the protein MRIAQVAPLWERVPPPAYGGIELVVGLLTDELVRRGHEVTLFASGDSQTLAKLEAISPKALRNFETDVDPTHFYYLYLTLEMNRVCELSSEFDLIHSHIGFPFFPCANLTKAPTLHTIHGTIPVSEEHLWKAARQQNFISISNNQRRNDLGLNYLATVYNAINTKNFPFHPQPDKPPYLAFLGRMSPEKGPHLAVKIAKRTGLLLKMAGKIDPCDQQFFDTEVKPFIDGQQIQFLGEADHQMKCDLMGRAMATLFPITWQEPFGLVMIESMAVGTPVVAMKMGSTPEIIAHGRSGFLCNNLDECVAAVESLGEISRTDCRDHVVANFGVRQMVDGYEAAYQQLLQQKFMGDGHTKTIHQLKSFQRLSA